The nucleotide sequence TGTGTAAAAATATACCAAATAGAAGATATTTCAAATGAACCTGGATTACAATTGAAAGCATTTTACTGGGTCATTAACATATTATCAGGGAAGAGGTGGATAAATAGTAACTTCAACAATTTCTTTGTCCACAAGCCTGATTATTCGATAAAGTATAACTTTAACAGATGGGTCTAAAAAGATGAGTGGAACTGACAAAAGATTGTATTAAGATAAAGCAGAAAACAGTAGGGTTACTTGTAGATACCATAAGGGAAGCCGTTCCAATGTCAAGAAGTGAGAGCCAAAATATCTTGTTGTTAGGctcaaaaaaatcatgaatccGGTTAATAGTGCCAAAAGCCCATGATCCTATAAGAATTAGCGGATAGTATCCCCAGCGATTCAGAGCCTGCAAAGCAAAATCCATACTCAAGTATTGTTCAATTGCAACATAGATGCTACAGGTAACAACACTTTCATCATCTTAAGCAATTGGTTCAAGCATGCgtataaatatacaaaatatactcatgaaaatccaaacaaaaaatgtaaGAGTTGGACATCtttaaacaacattaaaaaaccACAGAAGAGCGTGTTAATggtatttttatcaattaaaaaaatgagagaatTCTTTACGATGTAAGCATATGAGAAAATTTCCcttttaattctaaaataaaccTTTTCCAGAATGATCGTTAAGGCATTTGAACAAAATAGCACATTACAGAGAACAAGCAACAAGAGAAAACGTAACAGGTGAAATATAAAAGGctaaaatgatgattatatgaAAGTAGCCAACAATAGTATAAATACCCTCATGTTGTCTCTTGTATCTGAGACATAAGCTTGGCCTGACATGCCACTTGCCATCTGAAATTTTACAAGAAACAAGGTTCAGAAAGTGACTGAACAAGCAACTTGCTTAGTTTGAAAAATAATCAGAAAATTCAGATACATACACGGGTTGCATTATTCAGCATGCGTATTACTTGCCAGTATGTAAACCCATTATATAGAATTGCACCCCAAAGTGGCAAGTAAAATGTAACAAAGTGAACTGCCTGCatagaaaaagaaatatgaTGTTAGATGACAGGCAAAAGAAATATTACTAGagtattttgaaaagcaaaataCATAAACAAATGCAGTACGTATGCAATCCAAAGTTTCAGAAAATTTGGAGGTGTCTGTTGTTATTCTGCTTTATATTATTCATTAACATTGAAATCTTATTTTGGATAAAGCCATAAAGGGAAGCACTGTTGCGTACCAGAATTATTGCAACGTACAGAATATAGAAAACAGGAATTAAAATGCACAATAGCGGAACAAATGTGTATTATTGCTGATGAAAAAAGACAATGCAGTTTGGAAGATCCCTAACTACCAAACATAGCACCGCTCCTTCAGAGAAAGGAATTTCTCTGCCCAAACCTTCTAAGGTCGTAACTAAAATGTGACAACTTCCCCTCTCTTGCTATCCTATCCTTCATATAACCGTCATTACCCTCTAACAAACTAGCCACATCAGCAAATGCAACCAAATCCCCTATATAGTACATTAGTTGGGCTTAGGCCCAAACCCAGTATCTAACAGCATCCCTAagcaattaacaaaaatatggaTAGAATGCTGTTTAGAACTTTAAAATGTCAGAAAAATTTGCTCACATGGATTTTTCACAGCTGTTAATTTTAGCTGCTTTGCATGTTAATCTACATatgttattttgaattttgaagaattgcAACGAGGAAAACAATCCTATCGTAGGTAAACAGGAGCTTACATTCATTGCCAATCCTTTTTGCATTTATATGATATCAAATTACATAGATttagagagagtgagagaatTGACACTAGAGCATGCAATTGAGATACATATACCATTAAAGAAAGAGGATTCCCTACTTGGCGTTTATTCTAATTTTCATGAAAATCCTAATGTTTCATCTTTACTATAACAGCAGAGCTTAATATGGAGAACAAATTGTTGTTACAAATCACGCAGAGGCCAATAACACTTAACCCATGCTAAAGTTatgaaacaaaattttcatGCTTTAGAAAAGTTAATTTACATTTAATTCTTATATTAAGCTCACACCTCTTCTATTGAATTAAAATCCCATCATATACCATATGtaaaaccaaaataatgatgtggaaaatgaaataaacaaaaaattctgGGAATTGTAGGAAAACAACATGTGACCTGCGTTCCTATTACTACTTGCCTTCCCTGTAAGACCTGTTTGAGACAAACACCATGTACCAAAATGTCTATGGTCATTACCAAAGGAGCGCATAACTGTCATAACCAGCGAAGTACCTATCAAAAGTTTAgagaaaaaaacatcaaatgagCTCTCTTCTATGCAAGTTGATAATGGAATTGAACGAAATCAAGACTAGTTGAAAGTCCTACTCTTCATGCATAACCAAAGCCATTCCATCAGCATTACTTTGTACaagaaattcattttcaaatcaaatGTCATGGGATTGGGATATCACATGACATGAAGATTATTGTAAAAATACGCCGTTTCTCAAAGCTACAATATTAAAAAGTTGATTCGTCGATAGATGCATACCCCAGACGTATAAATGGAACAtagcctccaaatcttcaacatCCGTTTTGTGTTTTACAACAGTGCGGTGAAGGGTAAAAGCAATTGTTGTAGTCCAAAGGAAAGAtgccacacaaaaaaaatgtgtactATATCCCTGAGCATAACAAAATAAACTATTGGATGGGTCCCTGTATCAAAATGAAACTTCTATCAATCACATGATGAACAGATTTAGTTGATACATACACTTGAAGAAAATTGCACTTGAACTAGCAAGTATACCCTATTATGCTGAAGAAACTGCAAAGCATA is from Medicago truncatula cultivar Jemalong A17 chromosome 1, MtrunA17r5.0-ANR, whole genome shotgun sequence and encodes:
- the LOC11436011 gene encoding G-protein coupled receptor 1 isoform X1, producing the protein MATTAAISTTLTASDRGILTAVNVGASSLSFAGSSFIVLCYLLFKELRKFSFKLVFYLALSDMLCSFFSIIGDPSNSLFCYAQGYSTHFFCVASFLWTTTIAFTLHRTVVKHKTDVEDLEAMFHLYVWGTSLVMTVMRSFGNDHRHFGTWCLSQTGLTGKAVHFVTFYLPLWGAILYNGFTYWQVIRMLNNATRMASGMSGQAYVSDTRDNMRALNRWGYYPLILIGSWAFGTINRIHDFFEPNNKIFWLSLLDIGTASLMGLFNSIAYGLNSSVRRAICERLDKFWPERLNRWLPNNFKYKSLSQESELSVFKTEDQR
- the LOC11436011 gene encoding G-protein coupled receptor 1 isoform X2; translated protein: MLPSLQRASQVFLQARFLSSTFGYALQFLQHNRVYLLVQVQFSSSGYSTHFFCVASFLWTTTIAFTLHRTVVKHKTDVEDLEAMFHLYVWGTSLVMTVMRSFGNDHRHFGTWCLSQTGLTGKAVHFVTFYLPLWGAILYNGFTYWQVIRMLNNATRMASGMSGQAYVSDTRDNMRALNRWGYYPLILIGSWAFGTINRIHDFFEPNNKIFWLSLLDIGTASLMGLFNSIAYGLNSSVRRAICERLDKFWPERLNRWLPNNFKYKSLSQESELSVFKTEDQR